One genomic window of Streptomyces sp. WP-1 includes the following:
- a CDS encoding SCO2322 family protein, with protein sequence MTAVRRAVPVLLAALALLLAAAAGQAAATGYRYWSFWERSGDHWTYATQGPSLARPEDGAVEGFRFSVSADSGDASKPRGTADFATICSGTAAKPGTKRVALVVDFGVPADAPSGETPPGRRTACARVTPSASAAEALAAVAKPLRYDTNALLCAISGYPRQGCGEQVGATGSTAPEKPASSSGGPSLGLPIGAGVVVVLAGAAVWQFRRRRG encoded by the coding sequence GTGACCGCCGTCCGCCGTGCCGTGCCGGTGCTGCTGGCCGCGCTCGCCCTGCTGCTCGCCGCGGCGGCGGGGCAGGCGGCGGCCACGGGGTACCGCTACTGGTCGTTCTGGGAGCGCTCCGGCGACCACTGGACGTACGCGACCCAGGGGCCCTCGCTCGCCCGCCCCGAGGACGGCGCCGTGGAGGGCTTCCGCTTCTCCGTGAGCGCGGACTCGGGGGACGCGAGCAAACCGCGCGGTACGGCGGACTTCGCCACGATCTGTTCGGGGACGGCCGCGAAGCCGGGCACGAAGCGGGTGGCGCTGGTCGTCGACTTCGGCGTCCCGGCGGACGCGCCTTCCGGCGAGACCCCGCCGGGGCGCCGCACGGCGTGCGCGCGGGTGACGCCGTCGGCCTCCGCGGCGGAGGCGCTGGCCGCGGTGGCGAAGCCGCTGCGGTACGACACGAACGCGCTGCTGTGCGCGATCTCCGGGTATCCGCGCCAGGGGTGCGGGGAGCAGGTCGGCGCCACCGGTTCGACCGCTCCTGAGAAGCCCGCCTCCTCGTCCGGTGGCCCGTCCCTGGGGTTGCCGATCGGCGCCGGTGTCGTCGTCGTCCTGGCGGGCGCGGCGGTGTGGCAGTTCCGCCGGCGACGCGGATGA
- a CDS encoding prenyltransferase/squalene oxidase repeat-containing protein, producing MNVRRNAAALAAIGVLAAAAPAVAAGPSPSPKASVPAGLYGKSDPTYDGVWRQSLTLVAQHTLGYRPATAAVDWLTGQQCANGSFAAFRATPAKACDAKTMVDTNSTAAAIQALHATGGHDAAVTKAVDWLKSVQNKDGGWGYNPGSPSDTNSTSVVVGALAATGADPAGVEKDGRSPYDALATWSIPCDQDGGGALAYQPDKKGKLAANADATAAGVTAALGKGFVARTGKAPASDTCAKADRPTPARIADNGGAYLAAAVARTGHLMSVLPGATDQPDYGNTADTVVALAADGRTAAAKKAYAFLEKHAGPWAARTGPAAYAQLILAAHSVGAQPGDFGGTSLVTSLNALGPEPHMGAAAEKQAKASDGGSHAGVWWSVGICLVAGIGIGFLLSTRKKRQP from the coding sequence ATGAACGTCCGCCGCAACGCCGCGGCTCTCGCCGCCATAGGCGTGCTGGCAGCCGCCGCACCCGCCGTGGCCGCCGGCCCGTCCCCTTCCCCCAAGGCATCGGTCCCGGCCGGTCTCTACGGCAAGTCGGACCCCACGTACGACGGTGTGTGGCGCCAGTCGCTCACCCTCGTCGCCCAGCACACCCTCGGCTACCGCCCGGCCACCGCCGCCGTCGACTGGCTCACCGGCCAGCAGTGCGCGAACGGCTCCTTCGCCGCGTTCCGCGCCACCCCCGCCAAGGCCTGCGACGCCAAGACCATGGTGGACACCAACAGCACGGCCGCCGCGATCCAGGCCCTGCACGCGACCGGCGGCCACGACGCCGCCGTCACCAAGGCCGTGGACTGGCTGAAGTCCGTGCAGAACAAGGACGGCGGCTGGGGCTACAACCCGGGCAGCCCCAGCGACACCAACTCCACCTCCGTCGTCGTCGGCGCGCTCGCCGCGACCGGCGCCGACCCGGCGGGCGTCGAGAAGGACGGCAGGTCCCCGTACGACGCGCTGGCCACCTGGTCCATCCCCTGCGACCAGGACGGCGGTGGCGCGCTCGCCTACCAGCCGGACAAGAAGGGCAAGCTGGCCGCCAACGCCGACGCCACCGCGGCCGGGGTGACCGCCGCGCTCGGCAAGGGCTTCGTGGCACGGACCGGCAAGGCCCCCGCCTCGGACACCTGCGCGAAGGCGGACCGGCCCACCCCGGCGCGGATCGCCGACAACGGCGGCGCGTACCTGGCGGCCGCGGTCGCCAGGACCGGCCACCTCATGTCCGTGCTGCCCGGCGCCACGGACCAGCCCGACTACGGCAACACCGCCGACACCGTCGTCGCCCTCGCCGCCGACGGGCGCACCGCGGCGGCGAAGAAGGCGTACGCCTTCCTGGAGAAGCACGCCGGACCCTGGGCCGCCCGGACCGGCCCGGCGGCGTACGCGCAGCTGATCCTCGCCGCGCACTCCGTCGGCGCCCAGCCCGGCGACTTCGGCGGCACCAGCCTTGTGACCTCCCTCAACGCCCTCGGCCCCGAGCCGCACATGGGGGCCGCCGCCGAGAAGCAGGCCAAGGCGTCCGACGGCGGCTCACACGCCGGGGTCTGGTGGAGCGTCGGCATCTGCCTCGTCGCGGGCATCGGCATCGGCTTCCTGCTCAGCACCCGCAAGAAGCGGCAGCCGTGA
- a CDS encoding toxin: MRTTRKMRRFANELIDPLRVSIPADPGDLLDALVESATRWRGRPIVVHQANFPPGTSATGLWIERVGRDDIVIEADAPPWMKLVILGHELWHMADDDPVHRAAHTDAALAPDGADDTVATAARTRFLEAAEQRADLFGMLIGDRLRPWLKASPDSVYAAHTSGHDDLAGRIGAALNYRGAR; this comes from the coding sequence GTGCGTACAACCAGGAAGATGCGCCGGTTCGCCAACGAGCTGATCGACCCCCTGCGCGTGTCGATCCCCGCCGACCCCGGCGATCTGCTGGACGCCCTGGTCGAGTCCGCGACCCGCTGGCGCGGTCGCCCCATCGTCGTCCACCAGGCGAACTTTCCGCCGGGGACCTCCGCGACCGGACTGTGGATCGAGCGCGTCGGCCGCGACGACATCGTCATCGAGGCGGACGCCCCGCCCTGGATGAAGCTCGTGATCCTGGGCCACGAGCTGTGGCACATGGCCGACGACGACCCCGTCCACCGCGCCGCGCACACCGACGCCGCCCTCGCGCCCGACGGCGCCGACGACACCGTGGCGACCGCCGCCCGCACCCGCTTCCTGGAGGCCGCCGAGCAGCGCGCCGACCTGTTCGGCATGCTGATCGGCGACCGGCTGCGGCCCTGGCTGAAAGCGTCCCCCGACTCCGTGTACGCGGCGCACACCTCCGGCCACGACGACCTCGCCGGGCGCATCGGCGCGGCCCTCAACTACCGCGGGGCCAGATGA
- a CDS encoding DUF6545 domain-containing protein: MSDLINYASCGLLWLGLLTKAPDLARRWRDPFLLTLSAVLALSSLCFLIGAPGTVGFVNDTSGIPNLAAPLTYGTVTAYGAASLALVMRWRGGPGTGRAIRRWTLGYTAVLAGIAALFLLGDAAVERRTDFDTYYATTPYIAEMIVLYLGAHLTAVVVTACRSLSWARQLRGPLRAGLVTMGAGNLVGCGYSVAKLLAVGARWSGRDWTVLGTTFPAACAGLGAAITVVGIVIPLFAPFVAVRARCWRAYARLGPLERTLTGLLTREGLRAPRPLWPSATRWLTWRQSSIYNGLHYLGRHLDEGLFRQTYADRARAGADPQRAEAAAWAAVIAAAVRAPHEERADAVVPLAGRPDLPVLLRISDALADGTGDRALAVC, encoded by the coding sequence ATGAGCGACCTGATCAACTACGCCAGCTGCGGGCTGCTCTGGCTCGGCCTGCTGACCAAGGCGCCCGATCTGGCGCGCCGCTGGCGGGACCCCTTCCTGCTCACCCTCAGCGCCGTGCTCGCCCTCTCCTCGCTGTGCTTCCTGATCGGCGCCCCCGGCACGGTCGGCTTCGTCAACGACACCAGCGGCATACCCAACCTCGCCGCCCCGCTGACGTACGGGACCGTCACCGCGTACGGCGCCGCCTCCCTCGCCCTCGTCATGCGCTGGCGCGGCGGCCCCGGCACCGGCCGCGCGATCCGCCGCTGGACCCTCGGCTACACCGCCGTACTCGCGGGCATCGCCGCCCTGTTCCTGCTCGGCGACGCCGCCGTGGAGCGCCGTACGGACTTCGACACGTACTACGCCACCACGCCGTACATCGCCGAGATGATCGTCCTCTACCTGGGCGCGCATCTGACCGCCGTCGTCGTCACCGCGTGCCGGTCCCTGTCCTGGGCCCGGCAGTTGCGCGGCCCGCTGCGCGCGGGCCTGGTGACGATGGGCGCCGGCAATCTCGTCGGCTGCGGCTACAGCGTCGCCAAACTCCTCGCCGTGGGCGCCCGCTGGTCCGGCCGCGACTGGACCGTGCTCGGTACGACGTTCCCGGCGGCCTGCGCCGGACTCGGGGCCGCGATCACCGTCGTCGGCATCGTGATCCCGCTGTTCGCCCCCTTCGTGGCCGTGCGGGCCCGCTGCTGGCGGGCGTACGCGCGGCTCGGCCCGCTGGAGCGGACGCTGACCGGGCTGCTCACCCGGGAGGGCCTGCGCGCGCCGCGCCCGCTGTGGCCCTCCGCCACCCGCTGGCTGACCTGGCGGCAGAGCTCCATCTACAACGGACTGCACTACCTGGGGCGCCACTTGGACGAGGGGCTGTTCCGGCAGACGTACGCCGACCGGGCGCGGGCGGGCGCCGATCCGCAGCGGGCGGAGGCCGCCGCGTGGGCCGCCGTCATCGCCGCCGCCGTCCGGGCGCCGCACGAGGAACGGGCGGACGCGGTCGTGCCGCTCGCCGGCCGGCCCGACCTCCCGGTGCTGCTGCGCATCTCCGACGCCCTCGCCGACGGCACCGGCGACCGCGCCCTGGCCGTGTGCTGA
- a CDS encoding MAB_1171c family putative transporter, protein MSLIVYTVASLFTVTALLIFRRPRLALRDPLTASTCVSIFLGGLCFFCSAPVTLGAVNDLTHVPNFGAPMTYSVISAYSASLLILLINWRGGPAERVRSQVVRVATVYSLMIIAVIALFALAHAPVERLRDLDTYYANTPYMREMIVLYLLGHGACAVITIYVCLRWSREVTGILRTGLRLIMAGLAVDVLGFECAKSTAVAARWAGYDLDRLSTGLAPRAAALGALLCAAGFVLPRLLPATLAQWRSIWDYRALGPLWAELRNVPTAPKPAPPRWQLPRGRLYYRELRILDALLALQSRCDGRVRETAYRQARGQGSPPGEAHFIAAAAMVVHAAHQAGRPRPPESPEPEGGSRLHTALFSDTGELVRLARALAGSPVVRAAREGAARTARG, encoded by the coding sequence ATGAGCCTGATCGTGTACACGGTGGCGAGCCTGTTCACCGTGACCGCCCTGCTGATCTTCCGCCGGCCGCGCCTCGCCCTGCGGGACCCGCTGACCGCCTCCACCTGTGTGTCGATCTTCCTCGGCGGGCTCTGCTTCTTCTGCTCGGCCCCCGTCACCCTGGGCGCGGTCAACGACCTCACCCATGTCCCCAACTTCGGCGCCCCGATGACCTACAGCGTCATCTCCGCCTACAGCGCCTCCCTGCTGATCCTGCTGATCAACTGGCGCGGGGGGCCCGCCGAGCGGGTGCGGAGCCAGGTGGTGCGGGTCGCCACCGTGTACAGCCTGATGATCATCGCCGTCATCGCGCTGTTCGCGCTCGCCCACGCCCCCGTGGAACGGCTGCGGGACCTCGACACCTACTACGCGAACACGCCGTACATGCGCGAGATGATCGTGCTGTACCTCCTCGGGCACGGCGCCTGCGCGGTGATCACCATCTATGTGTGCCTGCGCTGGTCCCGGGAGGTGACCGGGATCCTGCGGACCGGGCTGCGGCTCATCATGGCGGGCCTGGCCGTGGACGTGCTCGGCTTCGAGTGCGCCAAGTCGACGGCGGTCGCGGCCCGTTGGGCGGGGTACGACCTGGACCGGCTGTCCACCGGGCTGGCCCCGCGCGCCGCCGCGCTGGGCGCCCTGCTGTGCGCGGCGGGCTTCGTGCTGCCCCGGCTGCTGCCCGCGACCCTCGCCCAGTGGCGCAGCATCTGGGACTACCGGGCGCTCGGCCCCCTGTGGGCGGAGCTGCGGAACGTACCGACCGCGCCCAAACCCGCCCCGCCGCGCTGGCAGTTGCCGCGCGGCCGGCTGTACTACCGCGAGCTGCGCATCCTCGACGCGCTGCTCGCCCTCCAGTCCCGCTGCGACGGCCGGGTGCGCGAGACGGCGTACCGGCAGGCCCGCGGCCAGGGCAGCCCGCCGGGCGAGGCGCACTTCATCGCGGCGGCCGCGATGGTCGTGCACGCCGCGCACCAGGCGGGCCGGCCGCGGCCCCCGGAGAGCCCCGAACCGGAGGGCGGCTCCCGGCTGCACACCGCGCTCTTCTCCGACACGGGTGAACTGGTGCGGCTGGCCAGGGCGTTGGCCGGGTCGCCGGTCGTCAGGGCGGCCCGGGAGGGCGCGGCACGTACCGCCCGCGGCTGA
- a CDS encoding NAD(P)/FAD-dependent oxidoreductase codes for MNARRAVVIGAGPAGLLAAAALAPAVAEVVVLDHDELPGAPEHRKGVPQSRHAHLLMPGGMTVMEELLPGADLRGRLVAAGARETALSSDLLALSPTGWFRRWRHRAFVTMTASRPLLEWGVRRAVLDTNPNVTVRRARVSGLCGSARRVTGVRLAGADGTAPEDLDADWVVDASGRGTRLLPWLDALGVDGIRERHVDSGLANATRVYRTPPGAPDWPMTLVQSDPWSGRPGRSGMIVPIEDGRWMVSLGGMRGSEPPKDPDAFVAYALNLPSPLVGRLIEAAEPLGPVHVSRSTSNSRRYLEDARLWPERLVAIGDAAATFNPIYGQGMSSAALGARALARAVREHGVEAPGLARRVQRAVARAARGAWTAAVSTDVLYPGVEGARATLGDRLAAAYSRRLNHAATGSYAAATALWDVTTLRTPPTRLFRPDALLHALAGPPLPALSGPPLTAAERDFLSGLEPWA; via the coding sequence GTGAACGCACGAAGAGCCGTTGTCATCGGGGCCGGACCGGCCGGTCTGCTCGCCGCCGCCGCGCTGGCGCCCGCCGTGGCCGAGGTCGTCGTACTCGACCACGACGAACTGCCCGGGGCGCCCGAGCACCGCAAGGGGGTGCCCCAGTCCCGGCACGCCCATCTGCTGATGCCCGGCGGCATGACGGTGATGGAGGAACTGCTTCCCGGGGCCGACCTGCGGGGGCGGCTGGTGGCGGCCGGGGCGAGGGAGACGGCGCTCAGCTCGGACCTGCTGGCGCTCTCCCCGACGGGCTGGTTCCGGCGCTGGCGGCACCGCGCCTTCGTCACCATGACCGCGAGCCGGCCGCTGCTGGAGTGGGGCGTGCGCCGGGCGGTGCTGGACACGAACCCCAATGTCACGGTGCGCCGCGCCCGGGTGAGCGGGCTGTGCGGCAGCGCCCGCCGGGTGACCGGCGTACGGCTGGCCGGCGCCGACGGCACGGCGCCCGAGGACCTGGACGCCGACTGGGTGGTGGACGCAAGCGGCCGGGGCACCCGGCTGCTGCCCTGGCTCGACGCCCTCGGTGTGGACGGCATCCGCGAGCGCCATGTCGACAGCGGCCTGGCCAACGCCACCCGCGTCTACCGCACCCCGCCCGGCGCCCCGGACTGGCCGATGACCCTGGTGCAGTCCGACCCCTGGAGCGGGCGGCCCGGCCGCAGCGGCATGATCGTGCCGATCGAGGACGGCAGGTGGATGGTCAGCCTCGGCGGGATGCGGGGCAGCGAGCCCCCGAAGGACCCGGACGCCTTCGTCGCCTACGCGCTGAACCTGCCGAGTCCCCTGGTGGGGCGGCTGATCGAGGCCGCCGAGCCGCTCGGCCCGGTGCACGTCAGCCGCAGCACCAGCAACTCCCGCCGGTACCTGGAGGACGCGCGGCTGTGGCCGGAGCGGCTGGTGGCGATCGGGGACGCGGCGGCCACCTTCAACCCGATCTACGGGCAGGGCATGTCCTCGGCCGCGCTCGGCGCCCGCGCGCTGGCGCGGGCGGTGCGCGAGCACGGCGTCGAGGCGCCGGGGCTGGCGCGGCGGGTGCAGCGGGCGGTGGCCCGGGCGGCGCGGGGGGCGTGGACGGCGGCCGTCAGTACCGATGTCCTCTACCCGGGGGTGGAGGGCGCCCGCGCGACGCTCGGCGACCGGCTGGCCGCCGCCTACTCCCGGCGCCTGAACCACGCGGCCACCGGCTCCTACGCCGCGGCCACCGCCCTGTGGGACGTCACCACCCTGCGCACCCCACCCACCCGCCTCTTCCGCCCCGACGCTCTCCTCCACGCCCTCGCCGGCCCCCCGCTGCCCGCCTTGTCCGGCCCCCCGCTGACAGCCGCCGAACGTGACTTCCTGTCCGGCCTCGAACCCTGGGCGTAG
- a CDS encoding MBL fold metallo-hydrolase: MARTFDHGGGVRSIRVPIPDNPLGYTLVYVVDTDRGPVLVDTGWDDPDSWDVLVAGLDACGTGVAEVTGVVVTHHHPDHHGLCGRVREASGAWVAMHAADAAIVRRTRAARPERWYAYMAAKLTAAGAPREQVAPLRAAAAGGRELPRLSPAPPDREIVPGELLDLPGRRLRAIWTPGHTPGHVCLHLEEEHPGELPGRGRLFSGDHMLPGITPHIGLYEDPGDATVTDPLGDYLDSLERVGRLDPAEVLPAHRHAFTGAPARVRELLDHHEERLRGLLALLATPLTPWQLAERMRWNRPWADIPPSSRTIAVSEAEAHLRHLFKRGLVEPVPGSDPVTYAAV; the protein is encoded by the coding sequence ATGGCGCGGACGTTCGATCACGGCGGGGGCGTGCGGTCGATCCGGGTGCCCATCCCGGACAACCCGCTCGGCTACACGCTGGTGTACGTGGTGGACACCGACCGGGGGCCGGTGCTCGTGGACACCGGCTGGGACGACCCGGACTCCTGGGACGTGCTGGTGGCGGGCCTGGACGCGTGCGGCACCGGGGTGGCGGAGGTGACCGGGGTGGTCGTCACCCACCACCACCCGGACCACCACGGGCTGTGCGGGCGGGTGCGCGAGGCGTCCGGGGCGTGGGTGGCGATGCACGCGGCGGACGCGGCGATCGTGCGCAGGACCCGGGCGGCGCGGCCCGAGCGGTGGTACGCGTACATGGCCGCCAAGCTGACGGCGGCGGGGGCACCGCGGGAGCAGGTGGCGCCGCTGCGGGCGGCCGCGGCGGGCGGCCGTGAGCTGCCCCGTCTCTCCCCCGCGCCGCCGGACCGGGAGATCGTCCCCGGTGAACTCCTCGACCTGCCGGGCCGCCGGCTGCGCGCGATCTGGACCCCGGGGCACACCCCCGGCCATGTCTGCCTGCACCTGGAGGAGGAGCACCCGGGCGAACTCCCGGGCCGGGGCCGCCTGTTCAGCGGCGACCACATGCTCCCCGGGATCACCCCGCACATCGGTCTGTACGAGGATCCCGGCGACGCGACCGTGACCGACCCGCTCGGCGACTACCTCGACTCCCTGGAGCGGGTGGGCCGTCTCGACCCCGCCGAGGTGCTGCCCGCGCACCGGCACGCCTTCACCGGCGCACCCGCCCGGGTACGGGAGTTGCTGGACCACCACGAGGAACGCCTGCGGGGCCTCCTCGCCCTGCTGGCCACCCCGCTCACCCCCTGGCAGCTGGCCGAGCGCATGCGCTGGAACCGCCCCTGGGCCGACATCCCGCCCTCCTCCCGCACCATCGCCGTCTCGGAGGCCGAGGCCCATCTGCGCCACCTGTTCAAGCGGGGCTTGGTGGAGCCGGTGCCGGGGAGCGATCCGGTGACGTACGCGGCGGTGTGA
- a CDS encoding aldehyde dehydrogenase: protein MTGLVEHGQLYIGGELTEPLGEDVIEVISPHTEEVIGRVPHASRADVDRAVAAARRAFDEGPWPRMTPEERIGVVTRIKDGIAARHEEIARVISAENGSPYSWSVLAQALGAMMVWDSAIRVAREYVYEERRDGALGPLLVRREPVGVVAAVVPWNVPQFVAAAKLAPALLTGCTAVLKPSPESPLDAYLLGEIAREAGLPEGVLSILPADREVSEYLVGHPGLDKVSFTGSVAAGKRVMAVAARHLTRVTLELGGKSAAVVLPDADLRAAVAGIVPAAWMNNGQACVAQSRVLVPRERYDEFADAFARAADALVVGDPLDPATQVGPLVARRQRARSLEYIRLGQEEGAKVLAGGGRPAALERGWYIEPTLFGDVDNSMRIAREEIFGPIVCLLPYGDEREAVRIADDSEYGLSGSVWTSDVERGIEVARRVRTGTYSVNTFSLDMLGPFGGYKNSGIGREFGPEGYGAYLEHKMIHLPAGA from the coding sequence ATGACCGGGCTCGTGGAACACGGACAGCTGTACATCGGCGGTGAGTTGACCGAGCCGCTGGGCGAGGACGTCATCGAGGTGATCTCCCCGCACACCGAGGAGGTCATCGGCCGGGTGCCGCACGCCTCGCGCGCGGACGTGGACCGGGCCGTGGCCGCCGCGCGCCGCGCCTTCGACGAGGGGCCCTGGCCGCGCATGACCCCCGAGGAGCGGATCGGCGTCGTCACCCGGATCAAGGACGGCATCGCCGCCCGGCACGAGGAGATTGCCCGGGTGATCTCCGCCGAGAACGGCTCCCCGTACTCCTGGAGCGTCCTCGCCCAGGCGCTCGGCGCGATGATGGTGTGGGACTCGGCGATCCGCGTCGCCCGGGAGTATGTGTACGAGGAGCGGCGCGACGGCGCCCTCGGGCCGCTGCTGGTGCGCCGGGAGCCGGTCGGGGTGGTGGCGGCCGTGGTGCCGTGGAACGTGCCCCAGTTCGTCGCCGCCGCCAAGCTCGCGCCCGCGCTGCTGACCGGCTGCACCGCCGTACTCAAACCCTCCCCGGAATCCCCGCTGGACGCCTACCTGCTCGGCGAGATCGCCCGCGAGGCCGGGCTGCCCGAGGGGGTTCTGTCCATCCTGCCCGCCGACCGGGAGGTCAGTGAGTACCTGGTCGGGCATCCCGGCCTGGACAAGGTGTCCTTTACCGGGTCGGTCGCGGCCGGCAAGCGGGTGATGGCGGTCGCGGCCCGTCATCTCACCCGGGTCACCCTGGAGCTGGGCGGCAAGTCGGCGGCGGTCGTACTGCCGGACGCGGACCTCCGGGCGGCGGTCGCGGGGATCGTACCGGCCGCCTGGATGAACAACGGGCAGGCGTGTGTCGCCCAGAGCCGCGTCCTGGTGCCGCGCGAGCGCTACGACGAGTTCGCCGACGCCTTCGCCCGGGCGGCCGACGCCCTCGTGGTCGGCGACCCGCTGGACCCCGCCACCCAGGTCGGCCCGCTGGTCGCCCGCCGCCAGCGGGCGCGCAGCCTCGAATACATCCGTCTCGGCCAGGAGGAGGGCGCCAAAGTCCTGGCCGGCGGCGGCCGTCCGGCCGCCCTGGAGCGCGGCTGGTACATCGAGCCGACCCTCTTCGGGGACGTCGACAACTCCATGCGGATCGCCCGCGAGGAGATCTTCGGCCCCATCGTCTGCCTGCTGCCGTACGGCGACGAGCGGGAGGCCGTACGGATCGCCGACGACTCCGAGTACGGCCTCTCCGGCAGCGTATGGACCTCCGACGTCGAGCGCGGCATCGAGGTCGCCCGCCGGGTGCGCACCGGCACCTACAGCGTCAACACCTTCAGCCTGGACATGCTGGGCCCCTTCGGCGGCTACAAGAACTCCGGGATCGGGCGGGAGTTCGGGCCCGAGGGGTACGGCGCCTACCTGGAGCACAAGATGATCCACCTCCCGGCGGGGGCGTGA
- a CDS encoding ferredoxin gives MADRWHIEVDRSLCVGSGQCLHHAPGRFRLDSARRSHPTDADTDAAEPVLTAAETCPAEAISITLRGSGEPVFPPED, from the coding sequence ATGGCCGACCGCTGGCACATCGAGGTCGACCGCTCCCTGTGCGTCGGCTCAGGCCAGTGCCTGCACCACGCGCCGGGCCGCTTCCGCCTCGACTCCGCCCGCCGGTCCCACCCGACGGACGCCGACACCGACGCGGCCGAACCCGTCCTCACGGCGGCCGAGACCTGCCCCGCGGAGGCCATCTCCATCACCCTGCGGGGCAGCGGGGAGCCGGTGTTCCCGCCCGAGGACTGA
- a CDS encoding TetR family transcriptional regulator: MPAEASTSRTPSPPLTERQEARRRRILHASARLAGRGGFDAVQMREVAESSQVALGTLYRYFPSKVHLLVATMQDQLERMHGTLRRKPPAGDTAAERVTETLMRAFRALQREPHLADAMVRALTFADRSVSPEVDQVSRQTTAIILDAMGLDDPTPEQLSAVRVIEHTWHSALITWLSGRASIAQVKIDIETVCRLIDLTDPGE, translated from the coding sequence ATGCCTGCGGAAGCCAGTACGTCGCGCACTCCCTCGCCGCCCCTCACGGAGCGTCAGGAAGCCCGCCGTCGCCGGATCCTGCACGCGAGCGCGCGGCTGGCGGGCCGGGGTGGGTTCGACGCGGTGCAGATGCGCGAGGTGGCCGAGTCCTCCCAGGTGGCCCTGGGCACGCTGTACCGGTACTTCCCGTCCAAGGTGCATCTGCTGGTGGCCACCATGCAGGACCAGCTGGAGCGGATGCACGGCACCCTGCGCCGCAAGCCGCCCGCCGGGGACACCGCCGCCGAGCGGGTCACCGAGACCCTGATGCGGGCCTTCAGGGCGCTCCAGCGCGAGCCGCACCTGGCCGACGCGATGGTCCGCGCGCTGACCTTCGCGGACCGCAGCGTCAGCCCCGAGGTAGACCAGGTGTCCCGGCAGACCACGGCGATCATCCTGGACGCGATGGGCCTGGACGACCCGACGCCCGAGCAGCTCTCCGCCGTCCGGGTCATCGAGCACACCTGGCACTCGGCCCTCATCACCTGGCTGTCCGGCCGTGCCTCCATCGCCCAGGTGAAGATCGACATCGAGACGGTCTGCCGGCTGATCGATCTGACCGACCCGGGCGAATAG